In Mauremys reevesii isolate NIE-2019 linkage group 16, ASM1616193v1, whole genome shotgun sequence, a single window of DNA contains:
- the VPS4A gene encoding vacuolar protein sorting-associated protein 4A — protein MSTSTLQKAIDLVTKATEEDKAKNYEEALRLYQHAVEYFLHAIKYEAHSDKAKESIRAKCMQYLDRAEKLKDYLRNKDKQSKKPVKESPNDSKGSDSDSEGENPEKKKLQEQLMGAIVMEKPNVRWNDVAGLEGAKEALKEAVILPIKFPHLFTGKRTPWRGILLFGPPGTGKSYLAKAVATEANNSTFFSVSSSDLMSKWLGESEKLVKNLFELARQHKPSIIFIDEVDSLCGSRNENESEAGRRIKTEFLVQMQGVGNNNDGTLVLGATNIPWVLDSAIRRRFEKRIYIPLPEEAARAQMFRLHLGNTPRNLTEANIHELARKTDGYSGADISVIVRDALMQPVRKVQSATHFKKVRGPSRTNPSITVDDLLTPCSPGDPGAIEMTWMEVPSDKLLEPVICMSDMLRSLATTRPTVNAEDLLKVKKFTDDFGQEG, from the exons ATGTCAACGTCAACCCTCCAG AAAGCTATCGACCTGGTAACAAAAGCGACTGAGGAGGATAAGGCCAAGAACTATGAGGAGGCGCTGCGGCTGTACCAGCATGCAGTGGAGTACTTTCTACATGCCATCAAAT ATGAGGCTCACAGTGACAAGGCGAAGGAAAGCATCCGGGCGAAGTGCATGCAGTACCTGGACCGGGCGGAGAAGCTGAAGGATTATCTACGCAACAAAGACAAACAAAGCAAGAAGCCTGTCAAAGAGTCTCCAAATGATAGCAAGGG GAGCGACAGTGACAGCGAGGGCGAGAATCCGGAGAAGAAGAAGCTGCAGGAGCAGCTGATGG GTGCCATTGTGATGGAGAAGCCCAACGTCCGGTGGAATGATGTGGCTGGCCTGGAGGGTGCCAAGGAGGCTCTGAAAGAGGCTGTGATTTTACCCATTAAATTCCCACACTTATTCACAG gTAAGCGCACCCCTTGGCGTGGGATTCTGCTCTTTGGGCCCCCTGGCACGGGGAAGTCGTACCTGGCCAAGGCTGTGGCAACTGAGGCCAACAACTCCACGTTCTTCTCCGTGTCGTCCTCGGACCTGATGTCGAAGTGGCTGGGAGAGAGCGAGAA GCTGGTGAAGAATCTCTTCGAGCTGGCAAGGCAGCACAAACCCTCCATCATCTTCATCGACGAGGTGGACTCTCTGTGCGGCTCCCGCAATGAGAACGAGAGCGAGGCTGGCCGCAGGATCAAGACAGAGTTCCTGGTGCAGATGCAGG GTGTTGGTAATAACAACGACGGGACCCTGGTCCTCGGTGCCACAAATATCCCCTGGGTCTTAGACTCGGCCATTAGGAGAAG GTTTGAGAAGCGCATCTACATCCCGTTGCCGGAGGAGGCGGCCCGAGCCCAGATGTTCAGGCTGCACCTGGGGAACACACCACGCAACCTGACAGAGGCCAACATCCACGAGCTGGCCAGGAAGACGGATGGCTACTCGGGAGCTGACATCAGCGTCATCGTGCGTGACGCCCTCATGCAGCCTGTCCGCAAAGTGCAGTCAGCCACACACTTCAAGAAG GTGCGAGGCCCATCTCGAACCAATCCCAGCATAAccgtagatgacctcctgacccCATGCTCGCCGGGGGACCCTGGAGCCATCGAGATGACTTGGATGGAGGTGCCTAGTGACAAGCTGCTGGAGCCAGTGATCTGCATG TCAGATATGCTGCGCTCGCTGGCCACCACCCGCCCCACCGTGAATGCAGAGGACCTCCTGAAGGTGAAGAAATTCACAGACGACTTTGGACAGGAAGGATAA